The DNA region CGGCGATTTCCTGACGGCTCTTCTTCAGGATCATCACGACGTCGTAGGCGGTGCAGCCGCCCGTGCCGAGCAAAACCATTTCCATCGGACGCGGCGCGAGATTGCGGCCACCGCCTTCAGGCGCGCCGTCCATTGCCACCAGATGGCCGCTGCCCGTCTCGGCTGCAAACGCCATTCCGTCTTGCCCCATCCAACTCACTTTGCATTCCATGCTGTGTGCTCCACCGCGCTTCGCTATATCGAGACGGCATTGTAGCCCGGCGTCTCGGCATCCGCCCGAGGCGACTTTTGTCACAAATTATGCGTTATGACGGCTTGTGTGTTGCGCTGCGGCATGTTCCGCCGATTCGGGAATGCCCTGGCGGGTTTAGGGGTTTTACTCTAGAAGATGTCTGGCAAACCGTCGGAGCTTCGGCGTCTTAGTGATTGATTAGAAAGAAAATTCGTAACTGTTGGAGCGAAGATGGCGATTGCCGCATTGTGAAATCGAATTTCGCATTGCAAATGTTCTTGCGTCGCACCAGGTGGGCTCATATAATTCGACCTGTCTCCTCCACCTCCTCCTTTGGTGGATTAAACCCGAACGGCTAGTTCGGGTTTTTTTTCGCCTGCGCTGCGCTCGCGCCGCGTTATGCCTGACTTCTTCCGCGTTTTGCCCAGGCCGTTTCGCATTCTGACAAGCGAGCGGTGGCGTGAAAGGGCGCTTAAACGGGCTCGCCGGCGGGCGGATCGCCGGCAATCGGGCGCCAACTCCCGTACGTTTTGACTTGCCGTAGCAAATTCCTTTATAATTCAGGGCTTTTCCGCATCCGCGCCCGCGGAGGAAGAACCAGGGAGAGCCTGCACGCGCCTCGATGCGCACACTACAAGCAGGAAAAAACACATTGGGCGCAGCAATTTTTTTGGATCGATCATGAAGACGTTTTCCGCAAAAGCCCATGAGGTTACGCGTGAATGGTACGTGATTGACGCGACGGATAAGGTTCTCGGGCGTGTCGCCAGCGAAGTGGCACACCGTCTTCGCGGCAAGCACAAGCCTGAATTCACTCCGCACGTCGACACCGGTGATTTCATCATCGTTATCAACGCGGGTAAGTTGCGCGTCACGGGCAACAAGGCTACTGACAAGAAGTACTACCGCCACTCGGGCTACCCGGGCGGTATCTATGAAACGACATTCGGCAAGATGCAGGAACGCTTCCCGGGCCGCGCGCTCGAGAAAGCGGTCAAAGGCATGCTGCCGAAGGGCCCGCTCGGCTACGCGATGATCAAGAAGCTGAAGGTCTACGCTGACGCAACGCATCCGCATTCGGCACAACAGCCGAAAGCGCTCGAGATCTAAGGGGAGCCCACATGATCGGTAACTGGAATTACGGCACGGGCCGCCGCAAGAGCGCCGTCGCACGCGTCTTCATCAAGGCTGGCAAGGGCGACATCGTTGTGAACGGCAAGCCTATCGCCGATTACTTCTCGCGCGAAACGTCGCTGATGATCGTGCGTCAGCCGCTGGAACTCACGAACCACGCTGCTACGTTCGACATCAAGGTCAACGTGACGGGTGGCGGTGAAACGGGTCAAGCCGGTGCGGTTCGCCACGGCATCACCCGCGCGCTGATGGACTATGACGCAACGCTGAAGCCGCAACTGTCGAACGCAGGCTTCGTGACGCGTGACGCTCGTGAAGTCGAACGTAAGAAGGTCGGTTTCCACAAGGCACGTCGCCGGAAGCAATTCTCGAAGCGTTAATCGCCTCGGGTGCGAACCGGCTTTCGGGCCGGTCCGCTGCAAAAGCCGCCAACGCTTTCGCGAAGGCGGCTTTTTTTCATGGGTTCGCGGCTCGCTGCTGGAGCGGCAATTGCGGCAACGAACTCGTCGCCCAAGTGGCGATTTACCCCGCCCTATGGGGCTGGCGGCGGCAAAGCGTGGCAGCCGTTGATTTTCTGTAAGAACCCATTGACTTTGTGGGCTTCGGCACGATATCGAGATCAGCCCTACAATAGCGGTTAGAAGCTTTTTGGAGAGTTCGAATGAACGCAGTCACCGACACACCCGTGACCGAGATGCCCGCCCCCTTCGTTTTTACCGACGCAGCGGCTGACAAGGTCAAGCAACTGATCGAAGAAGAAGGCAATGCGGACCTCAAACTGCGCGTTTTCGTGCAGGGCGGCGGCTGCTCCGGCTTTCAGTACGGTTTCACGTTCGACGAAGCCGTCAACGAAGACGACACCGTCATGAACAAGAGCGGCGTTCAGCTGCTAATCGATTCGATGAGCTACCAGTATCTGGTGGGTGCTGAGATCGACTATAAGGACGATATCAACGGCGCGCAGTTCGTCATCAAGAACCCGAACGCTACGACCACCTGTGGTTGTGGTTCATCGTTCTCGGTTTGACGGCCAGTTGAGCGGCAGAATGTAAAAAAAACGGGGCTTCGGCCCCTTTTTTTATTGCCCGCGCTGCATACGACCCCGCGCGACCCCGCGCGACCCCGCGCGGCCTCGGGCGGCGGCGCGCTCAGCGCGGATAGATCGCTCCGAGCACGCGGTCGGCGGAGGCACCCGTTACTGCCGCCAGATTGCCCGGGCGACGCGCTACGCAACGCATCGCGAGCCACGCGAACGCCAATGGCTCGACCTGGCTCGGTGGCACGCCGAGCGCGTCGGTCGTCATGACGGGGACGCCGCTGACACCGCTGTCCTCCAGCGCCTGCTGCAAGGCCCGCAGAATCTCCGGATTGCGCGCGCCGCCGCCGCACACGTAGACCGCTCTGGCATCCGAGGCATGGCGCTCGATTTCGCGCGCGACTGTCACCGCGGTGAGCGCAACCAGCGTCGCTTGCACGTCGGCGGGGGCGAGCGCGGCGAACGGCTGCAGCTTCGCGTCGAGCCATTGCGCATTGAAGAGGTCGCGGCCGGTGCTTTTGGGCGGCTGCTGGCTGAAAAACGGCTCGTCCAGCAACGCGTTCAGCAGCCTGCGATCCACCTGGCCGCTGGCCGCGAAATGACCGTTTTCGTCGAACGGTTTGCCGAGATGGCGCTGCGCCCATTCGTCCAGAAGCGCGTTGGCCGGCCCGCAGTCGAAGCCACGCACGCTGCCGGTCGCGTTCAGGATCGTGATATTACTGATGCCGCCAAGATTGCAGACCACCCGCGTCTCGTTTTTTGCGCCGAACACGGTGGCGTGAAAAGCCGGCACGAGTGGCGCGCCCTGGCCGCCGGCCGCCACATCGCGGCTGCGGAAATCAGCGATCACGTCGATATGCATCATTTCGGCGAGCAGCGCCGGGTTGTTGATCTGCCGCGTATAGCCCTTTTCCGGCCGATGCCGCACCGTTTGCCCGTGTACCCCGATCGCCCGCACCTCCGCGGCGGGTACGCGGCAGCCGTGCAGCAGTTCGTGGCAGCACACCGCGTAACGCGTGGCGAGCGCGTTGGCGGCCAGCGCCTCACGCTCGATCTCGTTGTCTCCGGGTTGCTGGAGCGCGAACAGCGCCTCGCGCAGGCCCGCGGCAAAGCCGACAAACGCCTCGGCCAGCACCACCGGCGGCTTCCCTTGTGCGAACCGGACGGCCACGCCATCCACGCCATCCATGCTGGTGCCGGACATCAATCCAAAGTAGACGCCGTCTGTGGGGTCTTGCGCCACGTTGCTGCTCCTCTCGATGGTTCGTTGCGATCCGTTGTAGCAGATTATCGGGCGAAGCGCGGTCGAATATAAAGCGCGGCAATGCCGGCGGCATGCCGCCTTACGCCGAAATCGTGCGTCGCCGGCCCGCATGCGGCAGCGTCAATGGGCGCGGCGGCGCGCATCTATGGGACAATCTCCTTTTTTCGCGACTTCACGTTTCCAGCATGAGCACCGAGTCCACCAAGCCCAACCCCGCTTCCGCCTTCCCGATCACCGACGAAGTCCGTCACGCGCTCGCCGTCACCAGGCGCGGTGTCGACGAACTGCTGATCGAAGACGAATTCGCGCAAAAACTCGCGAAGAGTGCGGCGACGGGCAAGCCGCTGCGTATCAAGCTCGGGCTCGATCCGACCGCGCCGGACATCCACATCGGCCACACGGTCGTGTTGAACAAGATGCGCCAGTTGCAGGATCTCGGCCACACCGTGATCTTCCTGATCGGCGATTTCACGTCGCTGATCGGCGATCCGTCGGGCCGCAACGCCACGCGTCCGCCGCTCACGCGCGAGCAGATCGAATCGAACGCCAAGACGTATTTCGATCAGGCCGCGCTCGTGCTCGACCGCGACAAGACCGAGATCCGCTACAACAGCGAATGGTCGATGCCGCTCGGCGCCGACGGCATGATCAAGCTCGCGTCGCGCTACACGGTGGCGCGGATTCTCGAACGCGAAGACTTCACCAAGCGTTTTCAGGGCGGCGTGCCGATCTCGATCCACGAGTTCCTGTACCCGCTGATGCAAGGCTACGACTCGGTCGCCCTGAATGCGGACCTCGAACTCGGCGGCACGGACCAGAAGTTCAATCTGCTGGTCGGCCGTGAGTTGCAGAAGCAGTACGGCCAGGAACAGCAGTGCATTCTGACCATGCCGCTGCTCGAAGGGCTGGACGGCGTCGAGAAGATGTCGAAGTCGAAGAACAACTACATCGGCATCAGCGAAAAGCCGACCGACATGTTCGGCAAGCTGATGAGCATTTCCGACGTGCTGATGTG from Paraburkholderia aromaticivorans includes:
- a CDS encoding OsmC family protein, yielding MECKVSWMGQDGMAFAAETGSGHLVAMDGAPEGGGRNLAPRPMEMVLLGTGGCTAYDVVMILKKSRQEIAGCSVTLKAERASEDPKVFTKIHFHFTVTGKNLNPATVERAINLSHDKYCSASIMIAKTAELTHSFDIVAS
- the rplM gene encoding 50S ribosomal protein L13; its protein translation is MKTFSAKAHEVTREWYVIDATDKVLGRVASEVAHRLRGKHKPEFTPHVDTGDFIIVINAGKLRVTGNKATDKKYYRHSGYPGGIYETTFGKMQERFPGRALEKAVKGMLPKGPLGYAMIKKLKVYADATHPHSAQQPKALEI
- the rpsI gene encoding 30S ribosomal protein S9, which produces MIGNWNYGTGRRKSAVARVFIKAGKGDIVVNGKPIADYFSRETSLMIVRQPLELTNHAATFDIKVNVTGGGETGQAGAVRHGITRALMDYDATLKPQLSNAGFVTRDAREVERKKVGFHKARRRKQFSKR
- the erpA gene encoding iron-sulfur cluster insertion protein ErpA yields the protein MNAVTDTPVTEMPAPFVFTDAAADKVKQLIEEEGNADLKLRVFVQGGGCSGFQYGFTFDEAVNEDDTVMNKSGVQLLIDSMSYQYLVGAEIDYKDDINGAQFVIKNPNATTTCGCGSSFSV
- a CDS encoding anhydro-N-acetylmuramic acid kinase, with the protein product MAQDPTDGVYFGLMSGTSMDGVDGVAVRFAQGKPPVVLAEAFVGFAAGLREALFALQQPGDNEIEREALAANALATRYAVCCHELLHGCRVPAAEVRAIGVHGQTVRHRPEKGYTRQINNPALLAEMMHIDVIADFRSRDVAAGGQGAPLVPAFHATVFGAKNETRVVCNLGGISNITILNATGSVRGFDCGPANALLDEWAQRHLGKPFDENGHFAASGQVDRRLLNALLDEPFFSQQPPKSTGRDLFNAQWLDAKLQPFAALAPADVQATLVALTAVTVAREIERHASDARAVYVCGGGARNPEILRALQQALEDSGVSGVPVMTTDALGVPPSQVEPLAFAWLAMRCVARRPGNLAAVTGASADRVLGAIYPR
- the tyrS gene encoding tyrosine--tRNA ligase encodes the protein MSTESTKPNPASAFPITDEVRHALAVTRRGVDELLIEDEFAQKLAKSAATGKPLRIKLGLDPTAPDIHIGHTVVLNKMRQLQDLGHTVIFLIGDFTSLIGDPSGRNATRPPLTREQIESNAKTYFDQAALVLDRDKTEIRYNSEWSMPLGADGMIKLASRYTVARILEREDFTKRFQGGVPISIHEFLYPLMQGYDSVALNADLELGGTDQKFNLLVGRELQKQYGQEQQCILTMPLLEGLDGVEKMSKSKNNYIGISEKPTDMFGKLMSISDVLMWRYFELLSFRPMEEIAGFKKETEAGRNPRDFKVLLGQEIVARFHSQADAERALEDFNHRAKGGVPDDIPSVTLAGAPLAIGQLLKQANLVPSTSEALRNIEQGGVKIDGATVSDKGLKVEAGEYVVQVGKRRFARVTLTA